Genomic segment of Rattus norvegicus strain BN/NHsdMcwi chromosome 7, GRCr8, whole genome shotgun sequence:
GAGCAGGTCCGTGGAGAGTTGTAGAGACTGCTCTTGAAATAGTTCAAATCATGCACCTCCCTCACTAATTTTCAGAGGCACCATTCCATGTTctcatctctttttcctctctgagGAAAGGTTACTAGAGAGACAGAACTGAAGTACAATCGATGAATGAACAGATAGGGGCTGGTGGGCTTAGGGTGAAGTTCACTGGCCAGAATGATTGTCTGACTTATGCTAGCTATGCTAGCTACACTCGGCTACACTCTAGGTTCCAGCATACCTCCTCCCACCGTACACACAAACAAGAGGAAGCAAGGGCatgggtgaacacacacacacacacacacacacacacacacacacacacaaacagtgaGGGATTAGAAGTAAACACTTGTAATAACATGTAGTATATGCAAATAGCGTTAGTGAGTTCTTGAAAACTTTGTTGAGGTTATCagcctgttttttttgttttgttttgtttcttttccggtgctggggaccgaacccagggccttgtgcttgctaggcaagtgctctaccactgagctaaatccccaaccccttgttttgttttttaatcagttttttcctccttttgtttgttttaaagtgaAACATATTGTCTATTGCTGAGGTAGTCACTAACCTTTTCCCCTTCTCAATTTTCCCCATCACTGTTGGACGTTGAGCAATAGAAGAGGGTGAAAGAGTTAAGGAAAAGCTTTGTAGGAGGAGGGCAGAGTCTAACACCTAAGGAGAGGCGCTTGAGCCAGCACCTTCCTGACAGAAGAGGAAACAAGTTTAACAGGACCTAGCCCCAAAGGAACTAATTTgctgaagggggaagggagggatagGGACGAGACTAAGGCGTTCCTTTGAAGAACAAGGTTCCCTACAGGGCACAACCTAACAAAGGGAGTGGCTTCACAGTCCCAATAGATTTAAGGGTGAAACTGCTGGTGGTAGCCGAAGCTAATCCGAGGTGTTGGGCGCGGCTAATTAGAATACTGACTGGGTCCGCCCTAAAGCCttcactctgtgccctctgacccGGAGGATCCACTACTGAGCAGCAGGCCAAGAAGTTACCTCGCCGCTGAATCCCCAGGGCTGCTCGCCAACTCAGTCATGAAAACCTCCAGCACCCCTGAGGCCACGGGCACAGGTGATCGACCCGCAGTGCGCCGATCTTTGCGCGCTCTTTTCCTAGGTCTCTGTTCAGTTAAGCTGGGCGGCAGAGAGTGATCGACAGGCGAAGTAGACCTGCCCACCTTAAGTGTTAGTCGGGGTTTTCGTGCATCCCCTGCACTCCTGAGACTCTTCTGCTCGTGCCAATGAGCGCCCTGGAATTTGGTGCAGGCTACGGGCCTTgcatcttcctttcctcttttaccAGCTTTTCTACTGGGCCTTGAGCCTGAGAGGACTGTCTGGAGTAAGGCTTATGTAGGAACTTCTCTTCGAATCCAGAGGATTGTTTTATATACATCAGGAGGTCAACAGTGGTATCGGTGGTAGTAAAAGAGCTCACGACTATGAGCGTCTACACTCCCCTTTCCGCCTCCCGAGTCAAAGAAATGGGGCAGTctctctttaagattaaaatggTGGCTTGCTATGAGGAGAACTCCACTTCCGGCGGGGAGGGGGCGGGACCCCAGCCCGCTCACGCCGGAAGTGGTTAGGGTTCTCAAGATGGCGACTCCCTATGTAACTGACGAGACCGGCGGTGAGTTCGGGAATCCGGGAGCCGCTTCTCTCGGGATTCTTGGGTTAGGGGTTCAAACTTGGAAAAGGGTTTGTGCCACGCCCATCCCGGGGCTCCTCCTTTGCCACGTCCCCGTATCGCTTTCTCCATTCATTCCTTTGGGTTATTACCTGCGCCCCCTTCTGGTCTCGTGTCTGGGGGGGGGTCTCTGCTTCCGGTCTCCCAAACCCTGGGGTCCTTCAATGTCCCCTGCTCCGGGACCCTTAGGAGCCTCAGCTATTTCTAGTTGTTGGAGTCCCGTACCTTTTCAGGGTTCTCCAGCATTACGAGCTCCTGCACTATCAGTTCCCTCCAATTCCAgccttcttcccccctcccccatctcttacTGTTATACCTGCTCTCTACCTTTCCCTGTCTCCATTCTTTTTTCTCCGAGCTGTATCTGCTGATGATCTCATTGCTACATAGTGCTTTCCTCACTCTTTGCCCGGTCTTCatttgtttgggggtgggggaggaagtgTCACTGAAATCCAAGAGGTGTGAAGGGAAGAGGAATTTAACTTTCAGCTTGACTTTTCTCACTAATGGAGTTTTCCATTTAAAGtgagagaaaacaaacaggaaagtaTCTACTGGCCTTCCTCTCAACATCTTTGACAATTGAGAGAACCCCATTATTTCTTTAAGTTTGAGTAGAATTTCATTCCAGCTGTCTGAAATGTTTAAGTCTGCTGTTTGTGTGTGGAAACTGAGAATCAGTTttatgtttttgtcttgtttgtaaTTGCCTTGTCTTTGGAATAATGTGCAATGTTAACTAAGAGTGATCAAATAGTTATAAGAGAGACATTTGAAAAACTCAGTGCAAGCATCTGGTAATTGTTTTTGTAGCCCTCattttggtcttcatgtgtggTCACTGACTCTAAGGTTTTGTAGAAGTGATTCTGTGATTGTGCGGTAATACACCATGTGTTTTAAAGTGTGCCTTGTATGCTTCttggtttgctttatatgttCCTTATTAAGTAGACTTCctgttttataatatttaatgACAACTTGATTTTCTGCCACCTTTCCCTGTTCTTGCATTCCAAAGCGTTGTAGCAGTGTTGCCTTATGTTCTCTACTCAGTAGGTCTTATAGCTAGCAactggttttgtcttgttttttaaagacaggctctcactatgtgcCCTTACTTGGTCTGGAACTCCCAATGCAGACCACACGTCTCTGCCTCTCAGacgctgggatcaaaggcatgcaccactgtgccCAACCTTTAAAAAGCAACTTTTTCTTTAACCCTCCTCCAGTCCCCAGGTGTGGTCtctctatgtggccctggctggcctggagctcactgtgtagagatccacctgcctctgcctcccttgttgtgggattaaaggcgtgtattACCATGACAGGCAGCTTGCAGCAAAAGCTTCTTattctttttatgtatgtgttccaTCTGGCCCCTGCCCTGCCACAGagatgttttctgttctttgtgaTCTCTGTGGCTCCGTAGAAAAGGAAAGTGAGCTGTTCTTTTGCTTCTCTGCTTTTCAAATGCTATTGTAGCAAAATAGCAGTGTTCCTGTCTACTGCCCACAGATGATGGGGTTTTtggtatttgttttttaaagacttattctatgtgtgtgattattttgcctgtgtgtatgtctgtgcatcatttGTGTGGTTGGtgaccacagaagtcagaagaggtaTTAGATCTGGAGTTGTAGTTAGAAGCCAGTGTAAGtcagtactgggaatcaaacccccaAGTCCTCAGTCCTCTGCAGTAGCcactcttaatccctgagccaactctctagcccttttgtttttatttttgttgttattctgtCTGTAGCAGCTTGGGAATACTCTGAACTCCCTACTTCCTGAGCACGAGATCATTGACGTACCTTTGTATTTTCAGCTACACCTCAGGATTACTACAACCTGGACCTCATCTGTGACACATTTCCTTTCAGGTATTCCCCTTCGCTTTAGCCTCCTCACCAGTCGCCATTTGACTGTCTCAAGTCCACAGAGGCAGCTTTTTGCCCTCTTTAGGTTTCCTGGttccatgtgtgtgaatgtgtgtacttgcctgtgtgcacgtgcatgtgtgggtgcagtccacatgcatgtggaggccagatgttGATGTCAAGTGTTTTCCttgacccccccccccttcccctgcCACACCTCCTTATATCTGACAAGATCTTTCCCTGTAACCCAGAGTTTGGTGACTCAGTTAGTCTAGCTAGGTGCTCCTGGGATCctggctctgtctcccaagtgctgggattgtaggcaggCCACCAACCCACAGTGTGTCCGAGGATGCTGGTGAGCTGTCTGTTCTGGTCCTTACGGTCGTGTGCAGGGTGGCAAGTGCTTTAACTTCCAAGCCGTACCCTTACCCTcccccccttactgctttttttgtttgtttgtttgtttgtttgtttgttttctttttggttttggctGTTTTAGGTAGAGTCTCTTACAGTTCAGGCTTTCCTTGAACTGTTCTTGTCCCCACCTCCTATGCCTGAATTGCAGGCATTCAGTTCAGTACTGTACATGGCTGTCGTCGTCATCTTGAATGATATCCACCGACTCTTTTCTTAGTTTCTGGTTTTAGGCTGTAATATATTACTAGAAAGGAAAGTCAGAAGTTAAAAGATTCAGTATTAACTTCTATCAGTGTCACAGCGTTTGCCAATTCCTGCTTCCTGGTGTCCTAAATTCTCCTGCAACTGTCTTACCAGCTTGTTTCCAAACCTCTTCCTTTTGAGGCAAATACCCTTACTTTCTATGTCATTGGAAAATTAAAGACTGTCATTTCCGTCTCTGAGCTACGGCCAGGTAGGTATCTGCacctccttccctcctgcctTCGTTCACAGCCGcttgagcactgggattatgTGCGTGGGCTGCACTGTTAAGTCCAGATTTCTTCTATTGCATCTCTCTTGGTCTGTTGCTGAACTGTGGTTGTCATCCCCAGTGCTTGTCTCCTGTGGAATGTCAGGTCTCACCAGTCTGTTGCTTGACTGTGGTTGTCATCCCCAGTGCTTCCTATCCTGTGTTGCCTACACCGTTTTCTTTTCTAATGCTGAATGTCTAACTCTTGGCTGTACCTTTCAGATTCACCTTTTCTGAGCTTTCCAGTGTTATTTCCTGTTATGGGCATCCTTTCCTAGCCAACTCTAGAGCAacctttttgtctctttttaagattttggtatggggttggggatttagctcagtggtagaaggccctgagttcggtccccagctccgaaaaaaaaagaaaaaagaaaaaaaaagattttggtagattttatttattctgaaGCAATGAGATGATATAGACTTGGTTTTTCAGAACAGTTTCAGATTTTTAGAACAGTTGAGAAGATGGTTCAAAGAATTCCTATATACCTTACATCTTTTCCCTTTTACTAGCACTTTATATTGATAAAGTATATTTCTTACTGTAAGCTAACCAGTATCAGTATGTTATTAGTTAAAGTCAAAGGTTAttcaggccaggcatggtggttatacctggttcccagcacttaggaggtagagacagagccCTAcactctgagaccagcctgggttacctagaccttgtctccaaaaaccaagCAAAAACACAAACCCAAATTATTGAAACTTCCTTAAGCTGGGGGTGGTAGcccaggcctataatcccagcaataAGAAGGTAGAGACAGTCTTACCTCTTGAGTTTAAGGACAGCGTGATCTATACTgccttgaaggaaggaaggaaggaaggaccgaccttttataattttttttttctgatccagGATCTCATCTAGCATGTCATCACATGTAGGTTCCATGTCTAGTGTGTCATTACTTGTAGGTTTCATGTCTCTCATCTAGAATGTCATCACATGTAGGTtccatgttgtctctcatctAGCATGTAGGTCTCATGCCTCCTTAATGATAGTTTCCCGCACTTTTCTTGTCCTCAGTTACCTTATGGGCTTTTTTGTGggggtgtacatgtgtgagtgtctgtccGCTCATGATTTCAGAGGCCCGAGGAGGCCACTCCCTAgtgacagggtctcttgctgggTCACAGGTGCGTATGGCCATACCTGCCTTTCTACTTGCATGCTAGTGATGCTTTTAAGCGTATTTagtatgtttgagtgttttgccaaCATATGTTACATACGTGTTTGGTGTCTGTAGTCAGAATATAGTTGTTAGCTGCCACATGAGCGCTGGGAATTACACCGGGGTCCTCCGTGAGAGCAGCGCGTGATCTTGACTGTCAGGAGCCGATTCGCCAGCCCAGCGGTAGTGAGGGTTTTAACTCAGGTGCTGTGCTTGCTCCCACAGCAGGGCCTTTGCCCAGAGCCACCCCTCCCAGGTGTGTATGAAACACAGTCCAGTCCAGGGAGGCCTTGACCTCTGGAGCTACCTTTCCTCAGCCTACTGAGTGCTAGTGTCCCAGGTGTATGTCTCCATCCCCAGACGCTTAGACTAGTTGGGTTTGGAGGAAAACAATAGAAACTATGGAGGAAGACATACAGGTTACAGGTTATAAGATAGCAGTGATTTCCCCAACCCTGTGTATAGTAACACTGATATCGTCTGAAGTAGTGTTTATAAAGTTTTTCCACTGTAAAAGTTTACCTTtcctcatttaaaattatttttatgtatatggaggTTTTGTCTGGACATGTGTCTGTCTACTTCCTGTGCCCAAcaaagggcattggattcccagGAACTGCCTGTATGGGCAGTTGTCAgctgccatgggtgctgggaattgaactctggtcctctagaagagcagttagtaCTTATCTTCCCACCCCTACCTCATGTTTAATGGAGGCTATCGGTCACTGTGAGCCCAGGTAAGGATAAAGGTATTAGGCTTTCTTTTTAAGGACAGATTATTTGGGCTCTTCTTTCtaaccttgttttttgttttggtagagcaggctatcctggaattcacttaggaaactcaggctgtccttgaactcacagtcatTTTCCTGTTTTAGCTTTCCAACTGCTAGATTTACaggtgtgagtgcacacacatgctcattcaGTTATTTGCTTAACATCATTTTgctgatgtttattttattaggGTTAGCGAGTATTCATTTATCTCATAGTTCACACATCTCTGCTCTACTTATGGGCAGGGTGGGGAGCTTGTGATGCCAAGGGCTGGAGCGTTTAGGCAGGACTTGTGTCACTCAGCTCTGCCTCCCTCTTGCCTTCCAGCCTGCCGTTGCTTCATTGTTTGTTTCAGACAggcctctctatgtagccctggctgtcctggaaatggaactctgtgtagtccaggctggccttgtactcggagatctgcctgcctctgcttttgaaTGCTGGGACTGAAGACGTGCCACACTACATCCAGCTTGCCCTCCACTGCGCTCAGGTGATGCTCGTGCTTCAGACTGTGCAGTAGTGAGGTCACAGGTCCGTGCTGCGCCTGGCTATCCTCGTGCTTACTGTTGTGTTAGGcaggtcccttccttccttctcttcctccatcattgttatttcagacaggatctccttctctagctctggctagcctggttCTTGCTATCTAGATCAGGCTGACTCAGCTTGCAATTATCCTCTTCCTTGTGactgctagaattacaggcctgtgccattttctttttctttttctttttttctggagctgaggaccgaacccagggtcttgcgcttgagCTAACCCCAACCCCCATGTGCCATATTTTTATCATGGTTAACTCAAGTACCTTGTACATTTGTTTGTATCTTCCTTTTTTACTTCATGTTAATATTTGCTAATTAAAAGTTCTTCAGCTGGGGAATGTGGCTATAGAACACTTAACCTGCTATATATGAGGTCCTAGGTCTGTCCCTAGTAATGCAGAAACAACTCActaggccaggtatggtggtaagAGTCTTAGCATTTCAGGAGGGTGAGCCAAGAGGATCACTTGACCTTATGACTCTGGAGCTAGCctaggccagcagaaagaaaaaagtttctaaagcttgtttttgtttatttttaaatttattttactttatgtgtatgagtgcttttcttgtaggtatgtatgtgtacccTGTATGTCTGTTGGGTCCCTCCTTGGAGCTAGgctcatggatggttttggccactgggaactgaacttgggtcctgtgcaagagcaacaagtgttctttttcttttcttttttcttttttttttttttttttttttcggagctgaggaccattttttcttttttttttttttaaatttatttattaatatataagtacactcactgtagctgtcttcagacatgccagaagagggcatcaaatctcattacagatggttgtgaaccaccatgtggttgctgggatttgaactcaggacttgtgGGAAAGTAGTCagtactctttctttttttttttttttttttttttttttttttggttctttttttcggagctggggaccgaacccagggccttgcgcttcctaggcaagcgcactaccactgagctaaatccccaacccccagtagtcagtactcttaaccactgagccatctctccagcccgcaacaagtgttcttaattgctgggccatctttccagaaACACCCCTAccttattcttctttttttttttaaacatttattcatttattatatatgagtacactgtagctatcttcagacacaacagaagagagcatcagatcccattacagatggttgtgagctaccatgtggttgctgggaattgaactcaggacctctggaagagcagtcggtgctcctaaccgctgagccgtctctccagccccctagccTGTAGTCTGTAAAAATGAAATGGTTTGTGAATTTGCATCCTTGTGCAGATACCCTGGTATGTATCTCTATACTGTCAGTGTGTACCCTGCCGAAGCAAGCACAGAGTAGTTGCCAGCAAGCCTCTGGGAATACTGCTAGTGATAAGATGGACGGTAGTGAGACTGCTAGCTTCTTTGCTTTATACAAAGCATATATGAATTTGCTGGATTCgaatttttttcttatgtgtttCTGTGTTACACATATTAgtgggtgtgtatgcatgtgtgggtaaAGGGCCGGGTCATTGACCTTGGGtatcctctcttttttttttttttttttttttttttctttgaccgtttttttacagtccagactttatccccctccaggtctaccctctgacttacacacacacacacacacacacacacacacacacacacccttttttctttttttcgagaCTTCACTCAGTAGGCTTGGATGACCTAGAACCTActgttagaccaggctggcctctaatgcACAGGATCGCCCGTCTCCGCTCCCTGCTTTGGGCTGAGAGCATGCAGTGCCACACCCAGCTCCACTTTGTTTCTCTGAATTTGGAGCTCACTGTACAGCTAGACTGCCTGCTGAGCAAGTGGGGTggagcctctgtctgtctgtctgtctccctggccCTGCGAATGCAGGCATGTACGGCTGTGCTGGGGTTTAGATTTCTCGTGCTTGTGTAGGAAGCGCTTCTCcagctgagccgtctccccagcccctggcttttgctttgtttttcatttctatttcctttgaTTAGTAGTAAGTTTAAACTTTTTGTATTACACTTACGTATTTATCTGTATTTGAAGTGAGTGATTATGCTCTCAGAGATGTCAAAGAACAACTTAAGGGACTCAGTTCTTCCCACCGTGTGCCAGGCTTGGCCAAAGCCACCGTGACTTGCTGGCCACAGTGCCAGGGCCATGTATAGTAACAGTGCTACAGCCCTTGGGATTCATGGTTTTGATTTTAGTTTGTGA
This window contains:
- the Pym1 gene encoding partner of Y14 and mago isoform X7, encoding MRRTPLPAGRGRDPSPLTPEVVRVLKMATPYVTDETGATPQDYYNLDLICDTFPFRQVHCLNTETRRDMAQATEGQRRIRAPRGGPSVRG
- the Pym1 gene encoding partner of Y14 and mago isoform X8, encoding MRRTPLPAGRGRDPSPLTPEVVRVLKMATPYVTDETGATPQDYYNLDLICDTFPFRQVHCLNTETRRDMAQATEGQRRIRAPRGGPSL